The DNA window AATTCTTTCAGCATGAATACGAATATCTTCAGCCTGACCACGAGTTCCACCTAAAGGTTGATGAATCATAATTTCCGCATTAGGTAATGCATAGCGCTTCCCCTTTGCTCCTGCAGCTAATAAGAAAGCTCCCATACTTGCTGCCATACCGATACATATTGTAGAAACATCAGGCTTTATATACTGCATAGTATCATAGATTGCCATTCCAGCTGTGATACTTCCTCCTGGACTGTTAATATATATCATAATGTCTTTATCAGGGTCTTCAGCTTCTAGAAATAAAAGTTGTGCAACAACTAAGCTTGCCGTATGATCATTCACTTCGTCTCCTAAGAATATAATTCTATCCTTTAAAAGCCTAGAATATATATCATAAGATCTTTCCCCTCGATTAGTTTGTTCAACTACCATTGGTACTAAAGCCATAATCTCAATCCCTCCTTAGCTTACACCTTAAGCAATCTTAGCATTTTCTACTAAGAAATCAACTGTCTTTCTTACTCTAAGACTATCTTCAATGCTTTCCATATCAGTTGGTCTTAATGTCTTTTTGAATTTATCTAGTTCCATCTTATATTGTGTTGCATATTTTTCTATTTCTTCATCAACTACTTCAGCAGCTACTTCTATGTTCTCTGCTTTTCCAATTGCCTCAAGGGTTAATTGCGTTTTTACTCTATTGTATGCTTCTTCCTTCATTTGTTCTCTCATATCTTCCATCTTTGTTCCTGTATATTGAAGATATGTATCTAAGTTTAATCCTTGATATTGTAGTTGATATCCAAATTCATTAAGCATATCATCTATTTTATGCTCTACCATCACTTCTGGAATCTCTATTTGTACATTTTCTGCTACTTTCTTAACAACAGCATCTTTTACTTCTTCTTCTTCTCTCATTTTAGCTGCTTTTTCTTGTTTTTCTTTAATATCTAGCTTTAAAGCTTCTAATGTATCATGTTCACTCACATCTTTTGCAAACTCATCATCAAGTTCAGGTAATTCTTTTTCTTTTACTTCATGTACTGTTACTTTGAATACTGCATCTTTTCCAGCTAAATCCTCTGCTTGGTACTCTGCTGGGAAAGTTACTTTTACTTCTGTTTCTTCTCCAGCTGCTTTGCCAATTAATTGCTCTTCAAAACCTGGTATAAATTGTCCTGATCCAATTACTAGAGTTTGCTTTTCAGCAGTACCTCCTTCAAATTGCTCATCACCTACAAAACCTGCATAGTCAATGATTACTGTATCCTTATCTTGAACAGGTCTTTCTACAGCAATAAGTCTTGAATTTCTTTCTCTTAATCCTTCAATTTCCTTTTCTACATCCTCATCAGTAACATTATACTCTTTTTTCTCTACTTCTATACCTTTATAATCGCCAAGGGTTACTTCAGGTTTTACTGTAACTGTAACATCAAATACTACATCTTGACCTTTAACGATATCTTCAACATCAAGACTAGGTCTATCTACTGGCTCTAATTTTTGCTCATCAATAGTAGCTTCATATACTTTAGGGAATACTTCATTGATTGCTTCTTCATAAAATACTTCTACCCCATAATTTAATTCTATAATCTTTCTTGGTGCTTTTCCTTTTCTAAATCCAGGAATATTGAATCTTTTTTTCATTTTGTTGTATGCTTTTTGTATTGCTTGTTCAAAATCTGCTGCAGGAACTTCAATCTTTAAAGTTACTTCATTATTTTCTTTTTTCACTACTGTTGAACTCATTTTTTTTCCTCCTCTATCACTTTCATATTTCTTAATAGGCTATTTTAATATGTAGACTTTTTAACCTATATATTATACCATAAATTTTATGTGTCAAGCATTTTTTTGCTTTATGAATAGATTCTAGATATAGCTTTTGTAATTTTTGCCAATGTTTGATAAAACTATTCAGCACTTTAAAGACCAATGGATTATCCATTGGTCTTTTATTCATTTACATTATATCATTATCCCTTAAAAAGTAAACAATATCAAGCTTTTTTTAATAATAAAAGCAGAACCATTTTCTTCTTTTAGGTTCTGCTCTAATTATTTAAATTTTTCTATTATCATAGGCTCTTCCTTATTTATTTTTTTCTTTTGTATAATGATCCTTAATTTTCTTGCAATAACGTTCTTTCGTACAAATCACATTTTTCACAACG is part of the Crassaminicella profunda genome and encodes:
- the tig gene encoding trigger factor — protein: MSSTVVKKENNEVTLKIEVPAADFEQAIQKAYNKMKKRFNIPGFRKGKAPRKIIELNYGVEVFYEEAINEVFPKVYEATIDEQKLEPVDRPSLDVEDIVKGQDVVFDVTVTVKPEVTLGDYKGIEVEKKEYNVTDEDVEKEIEGLRERNSRLIAVERPVQDKDTVIIDYAGFVGDEQFEGGTAEKQTLVIGSGQFIPGFEEQLIGKAAGEETEVKVTFPAEYQAEDLAGKDAVFKVTVHEVKEKELPELDDEFAKDVSEHDTLEALKLDIKEKQEKAAKMREEEEVKDAVVKKVAENVQIEIPEVMVEHKIDDMLNEFGYQLQYQGLNLDTYLQYTGTKMEDMREQMKEEAYNRVKTQLTLEAIGKAENIEVAAEVVDEEIEKYATQYKMELDKFKKTLRPTDMESIEDSLRVRKTVDFLVENAKIA
- the clpP gene encoding ATP-dependent Clp endopeptidase proteolytic subunit ClpP, with translation MALVPMVVEQTNRGERSYDIYSRLLKDRIIFLGDEVNDHTASLVVAQLLFLEAEDPDKDIMIYINSPGGSITAGMAIYDTMQYIKPDVSTICIGMAASMGAFLLAAGAKGKRYALPNAEIMIHQPLGGTRGQAEDIRIHAERILKMRETLNKILSERTGQPLEQIQKDTDRDNFMEAKDAVEYGLIDKVITSRK